A window of the Desulforapulum autotrophicum HRM2 genome harbors these coding sequences:
- a CDS encoding IscA/HesB family protein: MIDVTLAAQDQVLAYFEGKESKSVRIFLNNGCGGAQLAMAVDEKTPKDKVFEYKGVEYVMDQKLFDQAKPVLVDYSNNGFKLESSLKLSSGCSSCGSKGSCCS; encoded by the coding sequence ATGATCGATGTCACCTTGGCTGCTCAGGATCAGGTCCTGGCATATTTTGAGGGAAAAGAGAGTAAATCCGTACGTATTTTTTTGAACAACGGATGTGGGGGAGCCCAGCTTGCCATGGCCGTGGATGAAAAAACGCCAAAGGATAAGGTGTTTGAATATAAGGGCGTTGAGTACGTTATGGACCAGAAACTTTTTGATCAAGCCAAACCGGTTCTGGTTGATTACAGCAACAATGGGTTCAAGCTTGAATCAAGCCTGAAGCTTTCATCAGGATGTTCGTCCTGTGGATCCAAGGGATCCTGCTGTTCATAG
- a CDS encoding NupC/NupG family nucleoside CNT transporter produces the protein MAFYNWVSFAGIFILLFIAWSISRLFFQNREKPNWHLIGWGLGLQVVFALFIFVVPAGVTFFQGVNDLAVRVLSTAGEGAKFVFGSLASPPGTEGSLGFILAFQAFPTIIFFSSLVAILYYYNVLPLIIQQFAKLFTCLMRISGAEALCAASNIFVGVESTFTVKPYLERMTPSELCTILTAGMATVASNVLAFYVFTLYSSFPSIAGHLISASFLSAPAALIMSKILFPETGIPDTLGQVVDIHYEKEASLFEAIINSAAAGLKVVFSIVALLIAVLGLVALLDMVLVGMGTYINQWLHLGIDWSLKGLLGYFFYPFTLIIGIPFEDAGVISKIIGERLILTEVTAYQDLSVAIVTKALIHPRSAVITAYALCGFAHVASMAIFVGGITALAPSRTADISKVAFKALIAATLACLLTACIAGTFYSDASILLG, from the coding sequence ATGGCGTTTTACAATTGGGTCAGCTTTGCCGGGATATTTATCCTGTTATTCATTGCCTGGAGTATTTCACGGCTATTCTTTCAAAACAGGGAAAAACCCAACTGGCACCTGATCGGCTGGGGCTTGGGCCTTCAGGTCGTCTTTGCCCTGTTCATTTTTGTGGTGCCGGCAGGGGTGACATTTTTCCAGGGTGTGAATGACCTGGCTGTACGGGTGTTGTCCACGGCAGGGGAGGGGGCCAAATTTGTGTTCGGCAGCCTTGCCTCTCCCCCGGGCACTGAAGGATCCCTGGGGTTTATCCTGGCGTTTCAGGCCTTTCCCACCATTATTTTCTTTTCCAGTCTGGTGGCCATTCTCTACTATTACAATGTGCTGCCCTTGATTATTCAGCAGTTTGCAAAACTGTTCACCTGTCTGATGCGGATTTCTGGCGCTGAAGCCCTGTGTGCGGCAAGCAATATTTTTGTGGGTGTGGAATCGACCTTTACGGTCAAACCCTATCTTGAACGGATGACCCCATCCGAGTTGTGCACCATTCTCACGGCTGGAATGGCGACAGTTGCCTCCAATGTCCTGGCGTTTTACGTATTTACCCTTTATTCGAGTTTCCCGTCCATTGCCGGGCACCTGATATCAGCTTCTTTTTTGTCTGCCCCGGCTGCCCTGATCATGTCCAAAATTTTGTTTCCGGAAACCGGAATACCCGATACACTGGGGCAGGTCGTGGACATCCACTATGAAAAAGAGGCCAGCCTGTTTGAAGCCATTATCAACTCGGCCGCTGCCGGTCTTAAGGTGGTTTTCAGCATTGTGGCGCTGCTTATTGCGGTGCTGGGACTTGTGGCTCTGCTGGACATGGTACTTGTCGGCATGGGAACTTACATCAACCAGTGGCTTCATTTAGGTATTGACTGGTCCCTCAAGGGATTGCTGGGGTATTTTTTTTATCCCTTTACCCTGATCATCGGTATCCCCTTTGAAGATGCCGGCGTGATCTCGAAAATCATCGGGGAACGTCTGATTTTGACAGAGGTTACCGCATACCAGGATTTGTCTGTGGCCATTGTAACCAAGGCATTGATTCATCCACGATCGGCCGTGATCACAGCCTATGCCCTGTGCGGTTTTGCCCATGTGGCTTCCATGGCCATTTTTGTGGGTGGCATCACAGCCCTGGCACCTTCAAGAACGGCTGATATCTCAAAGGTGGCATTCAAGGCGCTGATTGCAGCGACCCTGGCGTGTCTGCTAACGGCATGCATTGCCGGAACTTTTTATAGTGACGCCAGTATTCTGCTGGGGTAA
- a CDS encoding DUF3187 family protein: MKKSIILLICLTTTVCAAENSTDRNYGMGILNISSQSIAQSFRLTLPLVIPGDIKSGYQAITQATWTNIWAQEKSYLLDYEMFSTTLGFSYGFNQNLGVAIMVDSHTYFGGKMDGFIQGFHDLLNIDQNGRADYAHGRAVITRFDPATGAQTHQYSAHDLNNSGLNLLVNYTFNHSNPHMPGINLYGVARYPLQTAELIHPQKGMDLGIGLGLSKKWQKDFYTYGVLGYTLYKDQKDRENRPIELKDQQFTGLFAMAYTLSENLALLAQYLYSTPVIEKIHGLDKASHEIHLGAKFRVGKKSVMDISIIENIITMDNSPDFGIHMGLNFGF, from the coding sequence ATGAAAAAATCCATAATTCTACTGATTTGCCTGACCACAACTGTATGTGCGGCCGAAAATTCAACCGACCGCAACTACGGAATGGGTATCCTCAACATCAGTTCCCAATCCATTGCACAGAGTTTCAGACTGACACTGCCCCTTGTCATACCCGGCGATATTAAATCCGGTTACCAGGCAATTACCCAGGCCACCTGGACCAACATCTGGGCCCAAGAGAAAAGCTACCTCCTGGATTATGAAATGTTCAGCACCACCCTTGGGTTTAGCTACGGATTCAACCAAAACCTGGGAGTGGCAATCATGGTTGACTCCCACACCTATTTTGGAGGCAAGATGGATGGTTTTATCCAGGGGTTCCACGATCTTCTGAATATTGACCAGAACGGCAGGGCCGACTATGCCCATGGCAGGGCCGTCATCACCCGATTTGATCCGGCAACAGGTGCCCAGACCCACCAATACTCGGCCCACGACCTCAACAACAGCGGTTTGAACCTGCTGGTCAACTATACCTTCAACCACAGCAACCCCCACATGCCTGGAATCAATCTCTATGGGGTTGCCCGGTATCCGCTTCAAACTGCAGAACTCATCCACCCCCAAAAAGGAATGGATCTTGGTATCGGACTCGGGTTGTCAAAAAAGTGGCAAAAGGATTTCTACACCTATGGCGTTTTGGGTTATACCCTTTACAAGGACCAAAAAGACAGGGAAAATCGCCCTATTGAATTAAAGGACCAGCAGTTCACCGGTCTGTTTGCCATGGCCTACACCCTGTCCGAAAACCTGGCTCTGCTTGCCCAATACCTTTACTCCACACCCGTGATTGAAAAGATCCACGGTCTTGACAAGGCTTCCCACGAAATTCACCTGGGCGCCAAGTTCCGAGTGGGCAAAAAAAGCGTCATGGACATTTCCATTATCGAAAATATCATTACCATGGACAACAGCCCTGATTTCGGTATTCATATGGGGTTAAATTTTGGATTCTAA
- a CDS encoding HypC/HybG/HupF family hydrogenase formation chaperone has translation MCLAVPSRIVEIKENVATVDVDGVTREASLMLLDNAAIGDYVIVHAGFAIERIDEDVARQTLEDMREMVRFVTRDDED, from the coding sequence ATGTGCCTTGCAGTACCATCAAGGATCGTTGAGATAAAAGAAAACGTTGCTACGGTTGATGTGGACGGAGTTACAAGGGAGGCAAGCCTCATGCTTCTCGATAATGCGGCAATCGGTGATTATGTGATTGTCCATGCCGGATTTGCCATTGAGCGCATTGATGAGGATGTTGCCCGGCAGACCCTTGAGGATATGCGGGAGATGGTCCGGTTTGTCACCAGGGATGACGAGGACTGA
- a CDS encoding 50S ribosomal protein L11 methyltransferase, which translates to MDLENFNVNPYENLYIYYLEGTPDLIPNGFDDFGFIGNWCEEGSSFLFFSSAADQAVAEFVAADNRLTLVDSYQMSGEQWHGEAIESYTTGSLCISPPWKIPFVNRPGIRHILLDPGVVFGTGRHPTTEACLVHMEALFVSQPINTVIDIGTGTGLLALGAAALGCEQVLALDFNLLAVKTTLNNVRINHFEDRILPIQARGEDYIEMLADLVVANIHYDVMKDLITTPGFLAKPWFILSGLLRSEALKVLDSLGNSGATVLETACPDGVWTTILGKGLPAAP; encoded by the coding sequence ATGGATCTTGAAAATTTTAACGTCAACCCCTATGAGAACCTTTATATCTACTATCTTGAGGGTACCCCTGATCTGATTCCAAACGGGTTCGATGACTTCGGCTTTATCGGCAACTGGTGTGAGGAGGGGTCATCTTTCCTTTTTTTCTCGTCGGCCGCAGACCAGGCGGTGGCAGAATTTGTGGCGGCTGATAATCGTCTGACCCTGGTGGATTCGTACCAGATGAGCGGTGAACAATGGCACGGGGAAGCCATCGAGTCCTATACCACGGGCAGCCTGTGCATCTCACCGCCCTGGAAGATTCCCTTTGTGAACCGGCCTGGTATCCGTCATATCCTCCTTGATCCAGGGGTGGTCTTTGGAACAGGCAGGCATCCCACCACCGAGGCATGCCTTGTTCACATGGAAGCGCTGTTTGTAAGCCAGCCGATCAACACCGTGATTGACATAGGTACGGGAACGGGGCTTCTTGCCCTTGGGGCAGCAGCCCTTGGGTGTGAGCAGGTGCTTGCCCTTGATTTCAACCTGCTTGCGGTCAAGACAACCCTTAACAATGTTCGGATAAACCATTTTGAAGATCGAATTCTTCCCATCCAGGCAAGGGGAGAAGATTACATTGAAATGCTGGCCGATCTTGTGGTGGCCAACATCCACTATGACGTGATGAAGGACCTCATCACCACCCCGGGATTTCTCGCAAAACCCTGGTTTATTCTGTCCGGGCTCTTAAGAAGCGAGGCCCTGAAAGTGCTTGATTCCTTGGGGAATAGCGGGGCTACTGTCCTTGAAACCGCCTGTCCCGACGGGGTGTGGACCACTATTCTTGGCAAGGGGCTCCCTGCTGCCCCTTGA
- the hypD gene encoding hydrogenase formation protein HypD, with protein MSIKHVHEYRDGELARQITGAIKKIATHDMRLMEVCGTHTMSIFRHGIRSVLPRQITLLSGPGCPVCVTSQRDIDCFIALASFENTIVTTFGDLMRVPGTVSSLQQEKAKGCDVRIVYSVFDAVEIAAQNPDREVVFCAVGFETTTPTVAASILMADQRHISNFSIHSAHKTTPAALGALMETPGVKIDGFLLPGHVSVITGTSGYKEVFERYRVPSVIAGFEPVDILTAVLMLARQYESKAPALENAYARAVAEEGNMKAKEIMARVFEPCDATWRGIGVIPQSGMALKPAFSSFDALGRFDLKVVDSGEPKGCACGEILMGLRTPESCPLYKRSCTPAHPVGPCMVSSEGSCAAFYRYQG; from the coding sequence ATGAGTATCAAACATGTTCATGAGTACAGGGACGGTGAGCTTGCACGACAGATCACAGGGGCCATAAAAAAAATTGCAACCCATGACATGCGCCTCATGGAGGTGTGCGGAACCCACACCATGTCCATCTTCCGCCATGGGATACGATCGGTTCTGCCCCGGCAGATCACCCTGTTATCGGGACCGGGATGTCCAGTGTGCGTCACCTCCCAGCGGGATATTGACTGTTTTATCGCCCTTGCCTCCTTTGAAAATACCATTGTTACTACCTTTGGCGACCTCATGCGGGTGCCGGGAACGGTATCGTCCCTTCAGCAGGAAAAGGCAAAGGGCTGTGATGTAAGGATTGTTTATTCGGTGTTTGACGCTGTTGAGATTGCGGCACAAAATCCGGACAGGGAGGTGGTCTTCTGCGCCGTGGGGTTTGAGACAACCACCCCCACCGTGGCTGCATCCATTCTCATGGCAGACCAGCGGCATATTTCCAATTTTTCCATCCACTCGGCCCACAAGACAACCCCTGCAGCCCTTGGTGCGCTCATGGAAACTCCAGGGGTTAAAATTGACGGGTTTCTGCTGCCCGGCCATGTGTCGGTGATTACGGGAACCAGCGGCTATAAAGAGGTGTTTGAACGTTACAGGGTACCCTCGGTCATTGCCGGATTTGAACCGGTGGATATTTTAACGGCCGTTCTCATGCTTGCCAGACAGTATGAATCCAAGGCGCCTGCCCTTGAAAATGCCTATGCCAGGGCCGTGGCAGAGGAGGGAAACATGAAGGCAAAAGAGATCATGGCCCGGGTGTTTGAGCCCTGTGACGCAACCTGGCGGGGCATTGGCGTCATCCCCCAAAGCGGTATGGCCTTGAAGCCTGCTTTTTCCTCGTTTGACGCCCTGGGCCGTTTTGATCTTAAGGTGGTTGACAGTGGTGAGCCCAAGGGGTGTGCCTGTGGCGAGATTCTCATGGGGCTCAGGACGCCGGAGAGTTGTCCCCTTTACAAACGTAGTTGTACCCCGGCCCATCCTGTGGGGCCGTGCATGGTTTCAAGCGAAGGTTCATGTGCCGCTTTTTACCGGTACCAGGGTTAG
- the hypF gene encoding carbamoyltransferase HypF: MNRRAAVRVEITGVVQGVGFRPFLFQLANAYGFKGEVLNTAQGVTLILEGDPDNIAPCCKKIKESGPPLAIVSTVNVEPTGVRGYDDFRIITSASSNQPRSALISPDVSVCQACLDEMNDPTNRRHGYPFINCTNCGPRYTIIKDLPYDRAKTSMAEFTMCPDCQAEYDDPLNRRFHAQPNACEVCGPHVWLTDNRGVVLLNKGAITAAGEHLNQGAIVAVKGLGGFHLGVNAFDEAAVMALRTRKNRPHKPFALMARDLETLRKYTKVTQPEEALLTAFHRPIVLLEKYKCTDPGGRPLASGLAPGNRRLGIMLPYTPLHHLLFETGPEMLVMTSGNRSGQPLSIDNDDALSAFAHIADFFLLHNREIYFRADDSIVQYQKGTRFLRRSRGYAPLPVSLKHRIPQVLACGGGLKSTVCLVKENRAFLSQHIGDLDDEKSFEFYKKSVDHLKTILDIRPGIVAHDLHPGYMSTTYARALKGVETIGVQHHHAHAAACMAENGLDEPVVAVTLDGTGLGTDNTIWGGEILTCTLDRFERRAHLLSVPMPGGDKAATEPWRMGISWLYHCLGPGVADLDTPLVRTIDPEKIAFLIQMMDRRINCPMTSSCGRLFDAVAAILGLGHHVTFESQAAMALEALSTAEDDKGYKIDIQTDETGMLVMDFSRAILGIVDDLALGLSIPNLGSKFHNTVVDSFVRSAARVGEQAHITTAVLSGGVFNNRIILRKMTDGLRDLGFTVYSHTRVPCGDGGISLGQAVVAGAIKRIKEEF; encoded by the coding sequence ATGAACAGGCGGGCGGCGGTAAGGGTGGAAATTACCGGGGTTGTCCAGGGGGTCGGATTTCGGCCCTTTTTATTTCAGCTTGCAAACGCTTACGGGTTCAAGGGAGAGGTGTTGAATACGGCCCAGGGCGTGACTCTGATCCTGGAGGGTGACCCGGATAATATCGCCCCCTGCTGTAAAAAGATCAAGGAAAGCGGTCCCCCCCTGGCCATTGTTTCTACCGTCAACGTTGAACCCACAGGGGTGAGGGGGTATGATGATTTCAGAATCATTACCAGCGCCTCGTCCAACCAGCCAAGATCTGCCCTCATTTCCCCGGATGTCTCTGTTTGCCAGGCCTGTCTTGATGAGATGAATGACCCGACAAACCGGCGCCATGGATATCCCTTTATCAACTGCACCAATTGCGGTCCCCGGTATACCATTATCAAGGACCTGCCCTATGACAGAGCCAAGACCTCCATGGCCGAATTTACAATGTGTCCGGACTGCCAGGCAGAGTACGACGATCCCTTGAACCGCAGATTCCATGCCCAGCCCAATGCCTGTGAGGTCTGTGGTCCCCATGTCTGGCTCACTGACAACAGGGGTGTTGTCCTTTTGAACAAGGGGGCCATAACCGCCGCAGGCGAGCATTTGAACCAGGGAGCCATTGTTGCCGTAAAGGGCCTTGGCGGGTTCCACCTTGGGGTAAACGCCTTTGACGAGGCCGCTGTCATGGCCTTGCGGACCCGGAAAAACAGGCCCCACAAACCCTTTGCCCTCATGGCCAGGGATCTTGAAACCCTGAGAAAATATACAAAGGTCACCCAGCCGGAGGAGGCGCTTCTCACCGCCTTTCACCGACCCATTGTGCTCCTTGAAAAATACAAATGCACGGACCCGGGGGGGCGGCCCCTTGCATCCGGTCTTGCCCCCGGCAACAGGCGACTTGGGATCATGCTTCCCTACACCCCCCTTCACCACCTGCTGTTTGAGACAGGGCCGGAAATGCTTGTCATGACCAGCGGTAACAGGAGCGGGCAACCCCTTTCCATTGACAATGATGATGCCCTTTCTGCCTTTGCCCACATTGCGGACTTTTTTCTTCTCCATAACCGGGAGATTTATTTCCGGGCCGACGACAGCATTGTTCAGTACCAGAAGGGCACACGATTCCTGAGGCGTTCCCGGGGGTATGCCCCCCTTCCGGTGAGTCTTAAACACAGGATTCCCCAGGTGCTTGCCTGCGGTGGCGGGCTTAAAAGTACGGTCTGTCTTGTAAAGGAGAACCGGGCTTTCTTGAGCCAGCACATCGGAGACCTTGACGATGAAAAGAGCTTTGAATTCTATAAGAAGAGCGTTGATCACCTGAAAACTATTCTTGATATAAGGCCTGGCATTGTTGCCCATGATCTCCATCCCGGGTATATGAGCACAACCTATGCCCGCGCCCTTAAAGGGGTTGAAACCATTGGCGTGCAGCACCACCATGCCCATGCCGCAGCGTGCATGGCTGAAAACGGTCTGGATGAACCGGTGGTTGCCGTCACCCTTGACGGAACAGGCCTTGGTACGGACAATACGATCTGGGGGGGTGAAATCCTCACCTGCACCCTGGACCGTTTTGAGAGAAGGGCACATCTTCTTTCGGTTCCCATGCCTGGGGGAGATAAAGCCGCCACAGAACCCTGGCGAATGGGTATTTCCTGGCTCTACCACTGCCTGGGACCTGGTGTTGCCGATCTTGATACTCCCCTTGTACGAACAATTGATCCGGAAAAAATTGCGTTTTTGATCCAGATGATGGATCGAAGGATCAACTGCCCCATGACCTCCAGCTGTGGCCGGCTTTTTGACGCCGTTGCGGCAATTCTGGGCCTTGGGCATCATGTCACATTTGAAAGCCAGGCAGCAATGGCCCTTGAAGCCCTTTCCACAGCAGAAGATGACAAGGGGTATAAGATTGATATTCAGACGGACGAGACAGGCATGCTTGTCATGGATTTTTCCCGGGCAATCCTGGGGATAGTTGACGACCTTGCTTTGGGGCTCTCCATCCCCAACCTGGGCAGTAAGTTTCACAACACCGTGGTTGACAGTTTTGTCCGGTCTGCAGCCAGGGTCGGCGAACAGGCCCACATTACCACGGCTGTGCTGAGCGGCGGTGTTTTCAACAATCGGATTATTTTAAGAAAAATGACAGACGGTCTCAGGGACCTTGGGTTTACCGTCTATTCCCACACCCGGGTTCCCTGTGGAGACGGGGGCATATCCCTTGGACAGGCAGTCGTTGCAGGTGCAATAAAAAGGATTAAAGAGGAATTTTAA
- the hypE gene encoding hydrogenase expression/formation protein HypE, which produces MKEETIVLDHGSGGKISHAMVADMILPAFDNPLLARLDDGAELDIQGSRLAFSTDSYVVDPIFFPGGNIGDLAINGTVNDIAMCGAKPLFLSVGLILEEGFSTRDLKVILDSMGKAAKKAGVTVVTGDTKVVPRGKADKIFINTSGIGVIPDGVNVSGQMAKPGDKIIISGTIADHGITVLSSREGLTFDSNLKTDSAPLNHMVAKMIASGADIHVLRDPTRGGVGTTLNEIASQSGVGMRIMESDLPVKKEVAGICELLGFDPLYLANEGKLLAFVPAKDAQRVLDVIREDEFGIDAAVIGEVVADDPGRVFLETVIGGSRIIDMLTGEQLPRIC; this is translated from the coding sequence ATGAAAGAAGAGACGATCGTACTGGACCATGGCAGCGGGGGAAAGATTTCCCACGCCATGGTCGCTGACATGATTTTACCGGCCTTTGACAATCCGCTGCTGGCAAGGCTTGACGACGGGGCTGAACTTGATATCCAGGGCAGCAGGCTTGCCTTTTCAACAGACTCCTATGTGGTGGACCCCATTTTTTTCCCCGGGGGTAACATCGGGGACCTGGCCATCAACGGCACGGTCAACGACATCGCCATGTGCGGGGCAAAGCCGCTTTTTTTGAGCGTGGGACTTATCCTTGAAGAGGGTTTTTCCACCCGGGATTTAAAGGTGATCCTTGACAGCATGGGCAAGGCTGCCAAAAAGGCCGGTGTCACGGTTGTGACTGGGGATACCAAGGTGGTCCCCAGGGGCAAGGCGGACAAGATATTCATCAACACCTCGGGCATCGGGGTGATTCCCGACGGTGTAAATGTCTCCGGTCAGATGGCAAAACCCGGGGATAAAATCATCATCAGCGGCACCATTGCCGACCATGGAATAACGGTCTTGAGTTCAAGGGAGGGGTTGACCTTTGATTCAAACCTTAAGACGGACAGTGCGCCGTTGAACCACATGGTGGCAAAAATGATTGCATCGGGTGCTGATATCCATGTGTTGCGTGATCCCACCCGGGGCGGTGTCGGGACCACCCTCAACGAAATCGCCTCCCAGTCAGGGGTGGGTATGCGCATCATGGAGTCTGACCTGCCCGTAAAAAAAGAGGTTGCCGGCATCTGTGAACTCCTGGGGTTTGATCCCCTCTACCTTGCCAACGAGGGAAAGCTCCTTGCCTTTGTTCCGGCCAAGGATGCACAACGGGTGCTTGATGTCATACGAGAAGACGAGTTCGGGATTGATGCCGCCGTCATTGGTGAGGTTGTGGCGGATGACCCTGGCCGGGTGTTTCTGGAAACCGTTATTGGCGGCTCCAGGATCATTGACATGCTCACGGGTGAACAGCTTCCCCGGATCTGTTAA
- a CDS encoding radical SAM protein produces MSKKHREKTETAVFLEPVVANAQGEIFELAGYGAVAMAGQEPLILTRSHTIDMPFGSELMMLPDRQPMVFNLETDQFETLQENPYVPGEPIFPVAVFNSPGNVNQYFCAYDAPEAENLLPLFSYGAVAWDGNRFRSAALEIDKEPRQDLRLMPREGVEKGVEKMRTAYPDNRLMRHLERCGLEYGCPAAKNFFLGRFEAPLPTARTCNANCLGCISFQEENNLVACQERITFTPSPTEIAQVALEHINKTDNSVVSFGQGCEGDPLTAFHVIEPAIEIIRRATDRGTINMNTNAGMPDRLERLFTAGLDSVRVSMNSVRQTCYTAYFRPKSFTFSDVVKSIDTAGSMGKFVSINYLNCPGVTDSEAEFTTLKKFLANHPVKMIQWRNMNFDPRAYCAIMETAGGKSPTLGMAFIISELKQLFPHLIHGYFNPPKERFTIAP; encoded by the coding sequence ATGTCCAAGAAACACCGAGAAAAGACGGAAACTGCCGTCTTCCTGGAACCTGTAGTGGCCAATGCCCAGGGCGAGATCTTTGAGCTGGCAGGTTATGGAGCCGTTGCCATGGCGGGCCAGGAGCCGCTAATTCTGACCCGAAGCCATACCATTGATATGCCCTTTGGCAGCGAACTCATGATGCTGCCCGACAGACAGCCCATGGTGTTCAATCTTGAGACCGATCAATTTGAGACCCTCCAGGAAAACCCCTACGTCCCTGGAGAACCCATCTTTCCAGTTGCCGTTTTTAACTCACCCGGCAATGTAAATCAGTATTTTTGCGCCTATGACGCACCAGAGGCAGAGAACCTTCTGCCCCTTTTCTCCTATGGTGCTGTGGCATGGGACGGCAACAGGTTCAGATCTGCAGCCCTTGAAATAGACAAGGAGCCCCGTCAGGACCTAAGGCTCATGCCAAGGGAAGGCGTGGAAAAGGGGGTGGAGAAAATGCGCACGGCCTATCCAGACAACAGGCTCATGCGCCACCTAGAACGCTGCGGCCTCGAATATGGATGTCCCGCGGCTAAAAACTTTTTCCTCGGCCGGTTTGAAGCCCCCCTGCCAACGGCTAGGACCTGCAATGCCAACTGCCTGGGCTGTATTTCGTTCCAGGAAGAAAACAACCTTGTGGCCTGCCAGGAGCGAATCACATTCACCCCGTCCCCCACCGAGATCGCCCAGGTGGCCCTGGAACATATCAATAAAACAGACAACAGCGTAGTAAGCTTTGGCCAGGGCTGCGAGGGAGACCCCCTGACAGCATTCCATGTGATAGAACCTGCCATTGAAATCATCAGACGGGCAACAGATCGTGGCACCATCAACATGAACACCAATGCCGGTATGCCCGACCGTCTGGAACGGCTGTTTACAGCAGGTCTTGATTCCGTTCGGGTCAGCATGAATTCAGTTAGGCAAACCTGCTACACAGCCTACTTCAGGCCCAAAAGCTTTACATTCTCAGATGTTGTAAAAAGTATTGACACGGCCGGAAGCATGGGAAAATTTGTTTCAATCAACTACCTGAACTGCCCCGGGGTAACGGATTCAGAGGCAGAATTTACCACCCTGAAAAAATTTCTTGCCAACCATCCCGTCAAGATGATTCAGTGGCGAAACATGAACTTTGATCCCAGGGCCTATTGTGCCATCATGGAGACGGCCGGGGGCAAGAGTCCCACCCTTGGCATGGCCTTCATCATCTCGGAGCTGAAACAGCTGTTTCCCCATCTCATCCACGGCTATTTCAACCCCCCCAAAGAACGATTCACCATTGCACCCTAG